One genomic region from Oculatellaceae cyanobacterium encodes:
- a CDS encoding type II toxin-antitoxin system RelE/ParE family toxin, which yields MSEPLPIQIALTPRFKRDLRELTKRYRSIRSDLQPLIEQLQAGEIPGDRIAGVKHQVFKVRLKNSNIQKGKSGGYRVIYYLKTAQGIILTTIYSKSDISDVSNEIIEEAIAQYEQEIILPDNQS from the coding sequence GTGAGTGAACCATTACCAATCCAAATCGCTCTTACACCTCGTTTTAAAAGGGATCTACGAGAACTCACTAAGCGCTATCGTTCAATTCGTAGCGATCTCCAACCCTTAATCGAGCAACTTCAAGCAGGTGAAATCCCTGGAGATAGAATTGCTGGAGTTAAACATCAGGTTTTCAAAGTTCGTCTCAAAAATAGCAACATTCAAAAAGGAAAAAGTGGAGGCTATCGAGTTATTTATTATCTGAAAACTGCTCAAGGAATCATACTCACTACAATTTATTCCAAATCGGATATATCTGATGTTAGTAATGAAATAATTGAAGAAGCGATCGCACAATATGAACAAGAAATTATTCTGCCAGATAACCAAAGCTAA
- a CDS encoding M1 family metallopeptidase produces the protein MKFHSLFDSDNNGHKSFELPGAHPHYNPDRPGQVEHIFLDLTLNIPNQSFQGTCTISLTPVRSGINQLTLDAVNLNIASVQVDETPQTFDYDGEQLHIYLQKPTQAGKVIKIAIAYSVEKPQRGLYFILPDKNYPNKPTQVWTQGEDEDSRFWFPCFDYPGQLATSEIRVQVPKKFIAISNGELINTEETGENKIYHWSQQQVHPTYLMTLAVGDFAEIKDEWKSKPVTYYVEKDREEDARRSMGKTPRMIEFFSEKYGYPYPYPKYAQVCVDDFIFGGMENTSTTLLTDRCLLDERAALDNRGTESLVAHELAHQWFGDLVVIKHWSHAWIKEGMASYSEVMWTDQEYGKDDAAYYILNEARSYLAEDASRYRRPIVTHVYREAIELYDRHLYEKGACVYHMIRAELGDELFWKAIHTFVQDNAYKTVETIDLLRAIEKATGRNLLFLFDQYVYRGGHPDFQVAYSWDADSKLAKVTVTQTQAKTDTNGSKYLFDLKIPISFGYSQQESNTQSKTFKVRSNQREQSFYFPLEEKPQFVSFDVGNYTLKTVSLEYPLPELKAQLKYDPDPVSRIYAAEAIAKKGGLEAIKALSEALQEDSFWGVRAEVTKLLASIKLDQVFESLVVGLKDENPLVRRAVVDALSNIKTIESYNALKQVVQNGDASYYVESMAAKALGGMVSANLKDQQDETIEILTHVLREKTGWNEVVRTGAIAGLSQLKTSDLALSTILEYTAPGIPQSLRLSAIRALGSISTGQTPNNVEWILEQLEEFSKESFFLTQVSVAAALGQMETIKAIEILQSLADQTPDGRVRRMAEEAISTVQKKAGSDQAVKQMREELDLLKKENQELRSRIENLEAKAKVVSNK, from the coding sequence ATGAAGTTTCATTCCCTGTTTGATTCAGATAATAACGGTCACAAGTCTTTTGAGTTACCAGGCGCACACCCTCACTACAACCCCGATCGCCCTGGACAAGTAGAACATATTTTCTTAGATTTAACCCTAAATATTCCCAATCAAAGCTTCCAAGGGACTTGCACCATTAGTTTAACTCCCGTGCGTAGTGGGATTAACCAGTTGACGCTAGATGCAGTCAATCTCAATATTGCATCTGTCCAGGTTGATGAAACGCCACAAACATTTGATTATGATGGCGAACAACTACACATTTACCTGCAAAAACCCACTCAAGCTGGAAAAGTTATTAAAATTGCGATCGCCTATTCTGTAGAAAAACCCCAACGCGGTCTCTATTTCATCCTCCCAGATAAAAACTACCCCAACAAACCCACGCAAGTCTGGACACAAGGAGAAGATGAAGACTCTCGCTTCTGGTTCCCCTGTTTCGACTACCCAGGACAATTAGCAACCTCAGAAATTAGGGTGCAAGTTCCTAAAAAATTCATCGCTATTTCTAATGGAGAATTAATTAATACAGAAGAAACTGGTGAAAATAAAATTTACCACTGGTCACAACAACAAGTACACCCAACTTACTTAATGACTTTAGCAGTAGGTGACTTTGCTGAAATTAAAGATGAGTGGAAGAGTAAACCTGTCACCTATTATGTAGAAAAAGATCGTGAGGAAGATGCCCGCCGTAGCATGGGCAAAACTCCCCGCATGATCGAGTTTTTCAGTGAAAAATACGGCTACCCTTATCCTTATCCTAAATACGCGCAAGTATGCGTAGATGATTTTATTTTTGGAGGGATGGAAAATACTTCTACAACTCTATTAACAGATAGATGTTTACTAGATGAACGCGCAGCATTAGATAATCGTGGTACAGAAAGCTTAGTTGCCCATGAACTCGCCCATCAATGGTTTGGCGATTTAGTAGTAATTAAACACTGGTCACACGCTTGGATTAAAGAAGGAATGGCTTCTTATTCTGAGGTAATGTGGACAGATCAAGAATATGGCAAAGATGATGCTGCATATTACATCCTAAATGAAGCACGTAGTTATTTAGCAGAAGATGCTTCTCGCTATCGCCGTCCGATTGTTACTCATGTTTATCGAGAAGCAATTGAATTATACGATCGCCACCTCTACGAAAAAGGCGCTTGCGTATACCACATGATTCGCGCCGAGTTGGGTGATGAATTATTCTGGAAAGCAATTCATACATTCGTTCAGGATAACGCTTATAAAACAGTAGAAACAATTGACTTATTAAGGGCAATTGAAAAAGCTACCGGACGCAACTTGTTATTCTTATTTGATCAATACGTTTATCGTGGTGGTCATCCAGATTTTCAAGTTGCTTATTCCTGGGATGCAGATAGTAAACTAGCCAAAGTCACTGTCACCCAAACTCAAGCTAAAACCGATACAAATGGTAGCAAATATTTATTTGATCTCAAAATACCTATCAGCTTTGGTTATAGCCAGCAAGAGTCAAACACTCAATCTAAAACTTTTAAGGTACGAAGCAACCAGCGAGAACAAAGTTTTTACTTCCCCTTAGAAGAAAAACCACAATTTGTGAGTTTTGATGTTGGTAACTATACCTTAAAAACTGTTTCTTTAGAATACCCACTTCCAGAACTCAAAGCCCAACTTAAATATGACCCCGATCCTGTTTCTCGCATCTATGCGGCTGAAGCAATCGCTAAAAAAGGCGGATTAGAAGCAATAAAAGCATTATCTGAAGCCCTCCAGGAAGATTCATTCTGGGGAGTTCGGGCGGAAGTTACAAAACTACTAGCTTCAATAAAACTAGATCAAGTTTTTGAAAGTTTGGTTGTAGGTTTAAAAGATGAAAATCCTTTAGTGCGTAGAGCAGTAGTTGATGCTTTAAGTAATATCAAAACCATAGAAAGTTACAACGCGCTCAAACAAGTTGTACAAAATGGTGATGCTAGTTACTATGTTGAGTCAATGGCTGCTAAAGCATTAGGCGGTATGGTATCAGCTAATCTCAAAGATCAGCAAGATGAGACTATTGAAATATTGACTCATGTTTTGAGGGAAAAAACTGGTTGGAATGAAGTTGTCCGTACAGGTGCGATCGCAGGTTTAAGTCAACTAAAAACTTCTGATCTTGCACTAAGTACAATTCTTGAGTATACTGCCCCAGGTATTCCGCAATCGTTACGGCTTTCAGCTATTCGCGCACTGGGTAGTATTTCTACAGGTCAAACCCCCAACAATGTTGAATGGATTTTAGAGCAACTAGAGGAATTTTCTAAAGAAAGCTTCTTTTTAACACAAGTTTCAGTTGCGGCGGCGCTAGGACAAATGGAGACAATTAAAGCTATAGAAATATTGCAATCTCTAGCCGATCAAACTCCTGATGGACGAGTACGCCGCATGGCAGAAGAAGCTATTTCTACCGTACAGAAAAAAGCAGGTTCCGATCAAGCAGTTAAACAAATGCGAGAAGAATTAGATCTCCTGAAAAAAGAAAATCAGGAACTCAGAAGTCGCATAGAGAACCTAGAAGCTAAAGCGAAAGTAGTTAGCAATAAGTAA
- the mfd gene encoding transcription-repair coupling factor, which produces MAFSSIIRALGRSPLTSEFLSKLDRQQFVRLTGIPRLPKGLVASAMAQTEEKNLFVVTATLEEAGRWAAQLEAMGWQTVHFYPTSEASPYEPFDPESEMTWGQMQVLADLVIGHGSLAIGNGNGAKSAKMAIVATERSLQPHLPPPDAFSPFCLRLNQGETWELGVFSQKLAQLGYDRVPLVEMEGQWSRRGDIIDVFPVSAELPVRLEWFGDELDQMREFDPGTQRSLDQIKHLLLTPTDFRPIVIDVLKQTNAQEAENAEKEEKSVRQLLGKAFENVASLLDYLPENTLVAIDEDDQCRAHSDRWVEHADEQLSAISSQQSDVRRLHRSFDESIGEITAKFKHLYLSELIDENSGINLASRPLPTTPHQFAKIADVLRKERDRRFGVWIVSAQPSRSVSLLQEHDCPAQFVPNPRDYPAIDKLQIQHTPVAVKYSGLAELEGFILPTFRLVVITDREFFGQHSLATPSYIRKRRRAASKQVDPNKLEAGDYVVHRNHGLGKFLKLESLTLNHETRDYLVIQYADGLLRVAADQVGSLSRFRHTADQAPALHKMSGKAWEKTKGKVRKAIKKLAVDLLNLYAKRSQQTGFTYPPDSPWQEELEDSFPYQPTPDQLKATQDVKRDMESDRPMDRLVCGDVGFGKTEVAIRAIFKAVTAGKQVVFLAPTTILTQQHYHTLKERFAPYPVNVGLLNRFRSAEERRNIIQRLATGELDIVVGTHQLLSKEIKVKDLGLLVVDEEQRFGVNQKEKIKSLKTQVDVLTLSATPIPRTLYMSLSGIREMSLITTPPPSRRPIKTHLSSFDPEAIRTAIRQELDRGGQVFYVVPRIEGIEETGGKLREMIPGCRLAIAHGQMDESELEATMLAFSSGEADILLCTTIIESGLDIPRVNTILIEDAHKFGLSQLYQLRGRVGRAGIQAHAWLFYPKQSKLTDAARQRLRAIQEFTQLGSGYQLATRDMEIRGVGNLLGAEQSGQMDVIGFDLYMEMLEESIREIRGQEIPKVDDTQIDLQLTALIPADYIQDLEQKMSAYRAVAAANSKEELANIAAEWSDRYGEIPKAAKQLLCVMELKQVAKQLGFSRIKPEAKQHIVLETPMEEPAWNLISANLPDHLRSRFVYSPGKVTIRGLAVLKADKQLESLIDWLGKMQGAIPEVAMV; this is translated from the coding sequence ATGGCATTCTCTTCTATTATTCGTGCCTTGGGGCGATCGCCTCTCACCAGTGAATTCCTCTCTAAGTTAGATCGCCAGCAATTTGTGCGATTAACAGGCATTCCTCGCTTGCCTAAAGGGCTTGTAGCGTCTGCAATGGCACAAACAGAGGAAAAAAATTTGTTTGTGGTGACGGCAACCCTAGAAGAAGCTGGACGTTGGGCTGCCCAATTAGAGGCGATGGGTTGGCAGACGGTACATTTTTACCCAACTTCGGAAGCGTCGCCTTATGAACCTTTTGATCCTGAGTCGGAGATGACTTGGGGACAAATGCAGGTGTTAGCGGATTTGGTCATCGGTCATGGGTCATTGGCGATCGGTAATGGAAATGGTGCTAAATCAGCTAAAATGGCGATTGTGGCAACTGAGCGATCGCTTCAACCTCATTTGCCTCCGCCTGATGCTTTCAGTCCTTTCTGTTTGAGGCTTAACCAAGGGGAAACTTGGGAGTTAGGCGTTTTTAGTCAAAAATTAGCGCAACTAGGCTACGATCGCGTTCCTCTGGTGGAAATGGAGGGGCAATGGAGTCGGCGCGGAGATATTATTGATGTGTTTCCGGTGTCGGCTGAACTTCCGGTAAGGTTGGAATGGTTTGGCGATGAGTTGGATCAAATGCGGGAGTTTGATCCAGGTACTCAAAGATCTTTGGATCAGATTAAGCATTTGCTTTTGACTCCAACTGATTTTCGTCCAATTGTTATAGATGTTTTAAAGCAAACGAACGCGCAAGAGGCAGAAAACGCAGAAAAAGAGGAGAAAAGCGTCAGGCAATTATTAGGGAAGGCGTTTGAAAATGTTGCTTCCTTATTAGATTATTTGCCTGAGAATACTTTAGTTGCTATTGATGAAGATGACCAGTGTCGCGCTCATAGCGATCGCTGGGTGGAACACGCGGATGAACAGCTATCAGCTATCAGCAGTCAGCAATCAGATGTACGCAGATTGCATCGTAGTTTTGACGAGTCTATTGGGGAAATAACTGCTAAGTTTAAGCATCTTTATTTGTCGGAGTTGATTGATGAAAATAGTGGGATTAATTTGGCTAGTCGTCCACTGCCTACAACTCCCCATCAATTTGCCAAGATAGCAGACGTTTTGAGAAAGGAACGCGATCGCCGTTTCGGAGTTTGGATTGTTTCGGCGCAACCTTCTAGATCTGTTTCCTTGTTGCAAGAACATGATTGTCCAGCGCAATTTGTTCCTAACCCCCGCGATTATCCTGCTATTGATAAGTTACAAATTCAACATACGCCTGTAGCTGTAAAATATTCCGGTTTGGCAGAATTGGAAGGGTTTATTCTGCCTACTTTTAGATTAGTTGTAATTACAGATCGGGAATTTTTTGGGCAGCATTCTTTAGCAACTCCTAGTTATATTCGCAAGCGTCGTCGTGCTGCTTCTAAACAAGTTGATCCGAATAAGTTAGAAGCGGGTGATTATGTGGTTCACCGTAATCATGGGCTTGGTAAATTTCTGAAGTTGGAAAGTTTGACGCTCAATCATGAAACTCGTGATTATTTAGTTATTCAATATGCTGATGGTTTATTACGGGTAGCTGCGGATCAGGTTGGTTCTTTATCTAGATTTCGGCATACGGCTGATCAAGCACCAGCACTTCATAAGATGTCTGGTAAAGCTTGGGAAAAAACTAAGGGTAAAGTCCGTAAGGCGATTAAGAAGTTAGCTGTTGATTTGCTGAATTTGTATGCCAAGCGATCGCAACAAACAGGTTTTACTTACCCGCCTGATTCACCTTGGCAAGAGGAATTAGAGGATTCTTTCCCTTATCAACCAACACCAGATCAGTTAAAGGCGACTCAAGATGTGAAGCGGGATATGGAAAGCGATCGCCCAATGGATCGTTTAGTCTGTGGTGATGTTGGTTTTGGTAAAACTGAAGTTGCAATTCGCGCTATTTTTAAAGCTGTTACTGCTGGTAAACAAGTAGTATTTTTAGCACCAACGACTATTTTAACGCAGCAACATTACCACACTCTTAAAGAACGGTTTGCACCTTATCCTGTTAACGTTGGTTTACTTAACCGTTTCCGTTCTGCTGAAGAACGTCGTAATATTATCCAACGATTAGCAACTGGTGAGTTAGATATAGTTGTTGGTACTCATCAGTTATTAAGTAAGGAAATTAAAGTAAAAGATTTAGGTTTGTTGGTAGTAGATGAAGAACAGCGATTTGGTGTTAATCAAAAAGAAAAGATTAAATCCTTAAAAACTCAGGTAGACGTGCTTACTCTTAGTGCTACTCCTATTCCTCGTACTCTTTATATGTCGTTATCGGGAATTAGGGAAATGAGTTTAATTACTACTCCCCCCCCATCCCGTCGTCCGATTAAAACTCATCTTTCTTCTTTCGATCCTGAAGCGATTAGAACTGCAATCCGTCAAGAATTAGATCGTGGTGGACAGGTATTTTATGTTGTACCGCGAATAGAAGGAATTGAAGAAACTGGTGGGAAGTTGCGGGAAATGATTCCTGGATGTAGATTAGCGATCGCACATGGTCAAATGGATGAATCAGAATTAGAAGCAACAATGTTAGCTTTTAGTTCAGGTGAAGCAGATATTCTTCTTTGCACTACTATTATTGAATCGGGATTAGATATTCCCAGAGTTAATACAATTTTAATTGAAGATGCTCATAAATTTGGATTATCTCAGTTATACCAATTGCGGGGGCGTGTAGGACGTGCAGGTATTCAAGCACACGCATGGTTATTTTATCCTAAGCAAAGTAAATTAACTGATGCTGCAAGACAACGTTTAAGAGCAATTCAAGAATTTACTCAATTAGGTTCCGGTTATCAATTGGCAACGCGAGATATGGAAATTCGCGGTGTTGGTAACTTATTAGGTGCGGAACAATCTGGACAAATGGATGTGATCGGTTTCGATTTATATATGGAAATGTTGGAAGAATCTATCCGTGAAATTCGCGGACAAGAAATTCCTAAAGTTGATGATACGCAGATTGATTTACAACTTACTGCGTTAATTCCTGCTGACTACATCCAAGATTTAGAGCAAAAGATGAGTGCGTATCGTGCTGTTGCTGCTGCTAATAGTAAAGAAGAATTAGCAAATATTGCCGCAGAATGGAGCGATCGCTATGGTGAAATTCCTAAAGCTGCTAAACAATTATTATGTGTTATGGAACTAAAACAAGTGGCTAAACAACTCGGTTTTAGTCGTATCAAACCAGAAGCAAAGCAACACATTGTTTTAGAAACTCCAATGGAGGAACCTGCTTGGAATTTAATTTCTGCTAACTTACCAGATCATCTGCGATCGCGTTTTGTTTACTCTCCAGGTAAAGTAACAATACGTGGTTTAGCAGTCCTCAAAGCTGATAAACAGTTAGAAAGCTTAATTGATTGGTTAGGCAAAATGCAAGGTGCGATTCCAGAAGTAGCAATGGTGTAG
- a CDS encoding WD40 repeat domain-containing protein — protein MLCAKRRASFDGVVTPSNSELNQESSKQSISVWLTILTGLLDVGATLAIFKTSVAWFVALGIWVLFRLIVTKQAKGSSYTLPLKTLECTKNYKDQDAIHSLCSDVDNNLLVVGHHKNIKLFYLRTLSHLYTLPEQSNFIISSVVINATGKTLAIAGRDWVTLLDLQTKKVLDPFKGCSYQRLNKIVITEDYQEIFYGEYKQFTVKGLDQNNININIKNKNITWEATGGQIEQGLFKAGQCAGKFEVKVKVDFFEASVPITIIEPPRLAHFSVTPSTVTLEFGQIQQFLAEVLDQRRNPIQVNVLWEVNGGGTIDQNGKFKAESKERKFEVIALASFMRQVIPITIIEPSELTRIQIIPSSVILEPEQKQQFCVIAFNQRDEEISVNNINWKAANSQINKSGSFRTTAFQKGCYQVTATVGHITAQAEVTVPAVLKKLKISPEEVELKPEEECIFTVAGFDQTGEPLEIKSVSWATTTGGSISNQGVFQGDYTKREVTVTAQVGNIRDTAIVTILPVLKKLIISPKYVCLEPEEECIFTVTGFDQTGARLARKNVEWTTTTGGSISNEGVFKGGYKNREIIITAKVGDISDIANVTLIPVVKKIEIHPGVVELKPGEQKQFFVKYFDKLGNEIDLEQLHLLVRHLAQLENKFDPGEVYWETTGGQIDQDGRLTVAHSDKGNFQVTVTVKHLTANAEVNVLAVVRKLKISPEQVELKPEEELTFTITGFDQTGDIIELKNVGWTTTIGGAISRKGVFQGGYTKREVTVTAKIDNISDMAIVTLLPVLRKLEIYPSFVYLKPYEQQTFAVKGFDQFRNEIEPGNVYWETTGGQIEQDGTFTVAQSNQGYLQVNTTSVSTPKHTQNVRAVLLYIGIYSRLISWFISYETLITDVLRLNFTSADNKKQFNNSILDETQFEVNLETTEETNIIVQAEEGLDVKLNESPTANSIVETNILDFQAALEGWLAQKLRKLIARCFQSISCFCLNEATANLSASADVFVLAVEFNPYKYFKCLKVLPGHSESVIFLAITPDGQKLINSSWHEPIQIWNITTGELLNTLEACFVECVAIAPDGQTLVSADWGSTIKIWDLNTSNLLHSIYCADSVVLVAITPDGQKIVSVDTNNVIKVWDLNDQELLKNLGSSLEDYIHPSWWHKRIVITPDGKRIISALKTLTIYDLETGEIVNNLRPKINFTYSLAMTRDGKKLISSHKKQIKIWDLKAKHLKILFSLKSRAKEVYALAVTPDDQRFVSSGCIVDSDLEDEISNYGSVIEIWDINTGEKIHSIEEYHSGNNCVYCLAITPDGKQIITGYRDGSIKIWGIPELDG, from the coding sequence ATGCTCTGCGCGAAGCGCAGAGCGAGTTTCGACGGGGTTGTCACCCCGTCAAATTCTGAACTTAATCAAGAGTCGTCAAAGCAATCAATTTCAGTTTGGTTGACAATTTTAACAGGTTTATTAGACGTAGGAGCTACTTTAGCTATATTTAAAACTTCAGTAGCATGGTTTGTGGCTCTGGGAATTTGGGTTTTATTTAGACTTATTGTTACTAAACAAGCTAAAGGCAGTTCTTATACACTACCTCTTAAGACCTTAGAATGTACTAAGAATTACAAAGATCAAGACGCAATTCATTCTCTATGTTCTGATGTGGATAACAATCTACTTGTGGTAGGTCATCACAAAAATATTAAATTATTTTATTTAAGAACACTTAGCCACCTGTATACTCTACCAGAGCAATCTAATTTTATTATTAGCTCCGTAGTAATTAATGCTACTGGAAAAACTCTGGCTATTGCAGGTAGAGACTGGGTGACGTTGTTAGATTTACAAACCAAAAAAGTGCTTGATCCTTTTAAAGGATGCTCATATCAAAGATTAAATAAAATTGTTATTACTGAAGATTACCAAGAAATATTTTATGGTGAATATAAACAATTTACTGTTAAAGGTTTAGACCAAAATAATATAAATATAAATATTAAAAATAAAAATATTACATGGGAAGCTACCGGAGGTCAAATTGAACAAGGTTTATTTAAGGCTGGTCAATGTGCAGGAAAGTTTGAAGTTAAAGTTAAAGTAGACTTTTTTGAAGCTTCTGTTCCAATTACTATTATTGAGCCTCCCAGACTTGCTCATTTTTCTGTTACTCCTTCTACCGTAACTTTAGAGTTTGGACAGATTCAACAATTTTTAGCAGAAGTATTAGACCAACGACGCAATCCCATACAGGTAAATGTACTGTGGGAAGTAAATGGAGGTGGAACGATTGATCAAAATGGCAAATTTAAAGCTGAAAGTAAGGAAAGAAAGTTTGAAGTTATTGCTTTAGCTAGTTTCATGCGTCAAGTTATTCCAATTACTATTATTGAACCTTCTGAGTTAACAAGAATACAAATTATACCGTCATCTGTAATTTTAGAGCCAGAACAAAAGCAACAGTTTTGTGTAATTGCTTTTAATCAACGAGATGAAGAAATATCTGTTAACAATATAAACTGGAAAGCCGCAAACAGCCAAATTAATAAATCTGGTTCTTTTCGTACCACCGCCTTTCAAAAAGGCTGCTATCAAGTAACGGCGACTGTAGGGCATATTACCGCTCAAGCTGAAGTTACTGTTCCTGCGGTTCTAAAAAAGCTAAAAATATCTCCTGAAGAGGTAGAACTTAAACCAGAAGAAGAGTGTATTTTTACAGTAGCTGGATTTGATCAAACAGGTGAGCCTCTAGAAATAAAAAGTGTTAGTTGGGCAACTACAACAGGTGGCTCAATTAGCAATCAAGGCGTTTTTCAAGGTGATTACACAAAACGTGAAGTTACTGTTACTGCCCAAGTTGGGAATATTAGGGATACGGCTATTGTTACTATCTTACCTGTCTTAAAAAAATTAATAATTTCTCCCAAGTATGTTTGTCTAGAACCAGAAGAAGAGTGTATTTTTACTGTAACTGGATTTGATCAAACAGGCGCTCGCCTAGCCAGAAAAAATGTTGAGTGGACAACTACAACAGGCGGGTCGATTAGCAATGAAGGAGTTTTTAAAGGCGGTTACAAAAATCGGGAAATTATTATCACTGCCAAAGTTGGGGATATTAGCGATATAGCTAATGTTACTCTCATTCCTGTGGTGAAAAAAATAGAAATACACCCAGGCGTTGTTGAACTTAAACCAGGCGAACAGAAACAATTTTTTGTTAAATACTTTGATAAATTAGGAAATGAAATTGATTTAGAGCAATTGCATTTGTTAGTCAGACACCTTGCTCAATTAGAAAACAAATTTGATCCAGGGGAGGTTTATTGGGAAACAACGGGAGGTCAAATTGATCAAGATGGTAGATTAACTGTTGCTCATAGTGACAAAGGCAATTTTCAAGTAACTGTAACTGTAAAACATTTAACTGCTAATGCTGAAGTTAATGTTCTTGCTGTTGTAAGAAAGCTAAAAATATCTCCTGAACAGGTAGAGCTTAAACCAGAAGAAGAGTTGACTTTTACTATAACTGGATTTGATCAAACAGGCGATATTATAGAACTAAAAAATGTTGGGTGGACAACTACAATAGGTGGGGCAATTAGTCGTAAAGGAGTTTTTCAAGGTGGTTACACAAAGAGAGAAGTTACTGTCACTGCCAAAATTGACAATATAAGTGATATGGCTATTGTTACTCTTCTCCCTGTCTTGAGAAAATTAGAAATCTATCCCAGCTTTGTTTATCTTAAACCCTATGAGCAGCAAACTTTTGCCGTAAAAGGCTTTGACCAATTCAGAAACGAAATTGAACCAGGAAACGTTTATTGGGAAACAACTGGAGGTCAAATTGAACAAGATGGTACTTTCACCGTTGCTCAGAGTAACCAAGGCTATCTTCAAGTAAATACAACATCTGTTTCAACTCCGAAGCATACCCAGAATGTAAGAGCGGTGCTTTTATATATTGGGATTTATAGTAGGTTAATATCTTGGTTTATTTCTTATGAAACACTTATAACAGATGTGTTGAGGCTGAATTTCACTTCAGCCGATAATAAAAAACAATTCAATAATTCAATACTCGATGAAACGCAGTTTGAGGTAAATTTAGAGACAACTGAAGAAACAAATATTATAGTACAAGCGGAAGAAGGGCTAGATGTAAAGCTAAATGAATCACCAACAGCTAATTCTATTGTAGAGACGAACATATTAGACTTTCAAGCAGCTTTAGAAGGGTGGTTAGCTCAAAAGCTGCGAAAACTGATAGCTCGTTGTTTCCAATCTATTAGTTGTTTCTGCTTGAATGAAGCAACTGCTAACTTAAGTGCTTCTGCGGATGTCTTTGTTTTAGCGGTTGAATTTAATCCCTATAAATATTTTAAATGTCTTAAAGTTCTCCCCGGTCATTCAGAATCTGTTATTTTCTTGGCTATTACACCAGATGGACAAAAACTTATTAATAGTAGCTGGCACGAGCCTATTCAAATCTGGAATATAACTACGGGAGAGCTACTTAATACGCTAGAAGCTTGCTTTGTTGAATGTGTTGCTATTGCTCCAGATGGACAGACGCTTGTCAGTGCTGATTGGGGTAGCACCATTAAAATTTGGGATTTAAATACCAGTAACTTATTACACTCTATATATTGTGCAGATTCAGTTGTTTTAGTTGCCATTACTCCAGATGGGCAAAAAATTGTAAGTGTAGACACAAATAACGTTATTAAAGTCTGGGATTTAAATGATCAAGAACTATTGAAAAATCTGGGAAGCTCTTTAGAAGATTATATCCATCCTTCTTGGTGGCATAAGCGTATTGTTATTACCCCAGATGGAAAGAGAATAATTTCTGCTCTAAAAACTCTAACTATTTACGATTTAGAGACCGGAGAAATCGTAAATAATTTAAGACCAAAAATAAATTTTACTTATTCGTTAGCTATGACGCGAGATGGGAAAAAGCTTATTAGTAGCCATAAAAAACAAATTAAAATATGGGATTTAAAGGCAAAACATCTAAAAATTTTATTTAGTTTAAAAAGTCGTGCAAAAGAAGTTTATGCTTTAGCGGTTACGCCAGATGACCAAAGATTTGTATCATCTGGTTGTATAGTAGATAGCGATTTAGAAGATGAAATAAGTAATTATGGATCTGTGATTGAAATATGGGATATTAATACAGGAGAAAAAATTCATTCTATAGAAGAGTATCACAGTGGAAATAATTGTGTTTATTGTCTTGCAATTACTCCAGACGGAAAACAAATTATCACTGGTTATAGAGACGGAAGTATTAAAATTTGGGGAATACCAGAATTAGATGGATAG
- a CDS encoding UPF0175 family protein, translating into MSVVIPDDILQSAEMSEVELKLEIAIMLFQQDKISLGKARSLAGMSLLDFQKEIASRGICIHYDIDEFEEDIQTLRSMGRL; encoded by the coding sequence ATGAGCGTTGTTATTCCTGATGATATTTTACAATCTGCTGAAATGTCAGAAGTAGAATTAAAGCTGGAAATAGCAATTATGCTTTTCCAACAAGATAAAATTTCTCTTGGTAAAGCTCGTAGTTTAGCAGGAATGAGCTTGTTAGATTTTCAAAAGGAAATTGCCAGTAGAGGTATTTGCATTCATTATGATATTGACGAGTTTGAAGAAGATATTCAAACTCTACGCTCGATGGGAAGACTATGA